The following coding sequences lie in one Sesamum indicum cultivar Zhongzhi No. 13 linkage group LG9, S_indicum_v1.0, whole genome shotgun sequence genomic window:
- the LOC105170473 gene encoding 26S protease regulatory subunit 6B homolog — MASAVVLHPKPSAKDPPPSRWKPDSDPSSSAADLDEDLYSRLKSLQRQLEFIEIQEEYVKDELKNLRRELLRAQEEVKRIQSVPLVIGQFMEMIDQNNAIVGSTTGSNYYVRILSTINRELLKPSASVALHRHSNALVDVLPPEADSSISLLSQSEKPDVTYNDIGGYDTQKQEIREAVELPLTHHELYQQIGIDPPRGVLLYGPPGTGKTMLAKAVAHHTTAAFIRVVGSEFVQKYLGEGPRMVRDVFRLAKENAPAIIFIDEVDAIATARFDAQTGADREVQRILMELLNQMDGFDQTVNVKVIMATNRADTLDPALLRPGRLDRKIEFPLPDRRQKRLVFQVCTAKMNLSDEVDLEDYVSRPDKISAAEIAAICQEAGMLAVRKNRYVILPKDFEKGYRSNVKKPDTDFEFYK, encoded by the exons ATGGCCAGCGCTGTGGTTCTCCACCCGAAACCTTCCGCAAAGGACCCGCCGCCTAGCCGTTGGAAGCCCGACTCTGACCCCTCCTCCTCCGCCGCAGACCTGGACGAGGACCTCTACTCTCGTCTCAAGTCGCTGCAGCGGCAGCTTGAATTCATCGAAATACAAGAGGAATACGTTAAGGACGAGCTGAAGAACCTCCGCCGCGAGCTGCTTCGGGCGCAGGAGGAGGTGAAGAGGATTCAGTCGGTGCCACTCGTCATCGGCCAGTTCATGGAGATGATCGATCAGAACAACGCGATAGTTGGGTCGACTACCGGCTCGAATTACTACGTTCGGATCCTCAGCACTATAAACCGCGAGCTCCTTAAGCCCTCTGCCTCCGTCGCGCTGCACCGACATTCCAATGCCCTGGTCGACGTGCTTCCGCCCGAGGCCGACTCCAGCATTTCGCTCCTCAGCCAGTCCGAGAAGCCTGACGTTACCTACAAT GATATTGGTGGATATGACACTCAAAAGCAAGAAATACGTGAAGCTGTGGAGTTACCTTTAACTCACCATGAGTTGTACCAGCAGATTGGCATTGATCCGCCTCGTGGTGTGTTGCTCTATGGTCCGCCCGGCACTGGGAAAACCATGCTTGCAAAGGCTGTTGCTCATCACACCACTGCAGCCTTCATCAGAGTTGTAGGCTCTGAATTTGTTCAGAAGTATCTGGGTGAG GGTCCGCGAATGGTTCGTGATGTTTTTCGTCTTGCTAAAGAAAATGCACCTGcaataattttcattgatGAAGTAGATGCAATTGCTACTGCAAGGTTTGACGCTCAAACAGGAGCTGATAGAGAGGTCCAGAGAATTCTCATGGAGTTGTTGAATCAG ATGGATGGATTTGACCAAACAGTTAATGTCAAGGTTATCATGGCAACAAATCGGGCCGACACATTGGATCCTGCACTTCTTCGTCCAGGAAGACTTGATCGTAAAATTGAGTTCCCTTTGCCAGATAGACGACAAAAGAGGCTTGTCTTTCAG GTTTGCACTGCCAAAATGAACTTAAGTGATGAGGTGGACTTGGAGGACTATGTATCCCGCCCTGATAAAATCAGTGCTGCTGAG ATTGCGGCTATATGCCAAGAAGCAGGCATGCTTGCAGTGAGGAAGAATCGGTATGTAATACTCCCCAAAGATTTCGAGAAGGGTTACAGATCTAATGTAAAGAAGCCTGACACTGACTTTGAATTCTACAAGTGA
- the LOC105170474 gene encoding root phototropism protein 2-like, with protein sequence MANRLSLAMERTGQWVFSQEIPTDVIVEVGEANFSLHKFMLVAKSNHIRKLILDSKEADLTRIDLSDIPGGPEIFEKAAKFCYGVNFEITVHNVAALRCAAEYLQMTDKYCDNNLAGRTEDFLSQVALTSLSGALVVLKSCEDLLPMAEDLKIVQRCVEIASAKACVEANFPSRSPPNWWTEELTILDITFFAKIIASMRSRGAKGLTLASAIITYTERSLRDLVRDHSGNGTRSTDSMDTDLRARQRELLESIVALLPLEKSAFPINFLCCLLRTAIFLRADTRCKNELEKRISMILEHVTVDDLLVLSFTYDGERLFDLESVRRIISGFVEKEKNVAVFNAGDFREVCSTGMLRVAKTVDAYLGEIATYGELSISKFNGIANLVPKTARKVDDDLYRAIDIYLKAHPNLDEIEREKVCSVMDPLKLSYEARVHASQNKRLPVQIVLHALYYDQLKLRSGADDHKTPDALTTRNQLQADTSLVKENEALRTELLKMKMYIQDIQKSQGTTSKGSAKKPTFFSSVSKTLGKLNPFKHGSKDTSNIDDGMVDLTKPRRRRFSIS encoded by the exons ATGGCCAATAGACTCTCTCTTGCAATGGAGAGAACAGGGCAGTG GGTTTTCTCTCAAGAAATTCCAACTGATGTCATTGTTGAAGTTGGAGAAGCCAACTTTTCCCTTCACAAG TTCATGCTTGTGGCAAAGAGCAACCATATAAGGAAACTGATTCTTGATTCAAAAGAAGCTGATTTAACAAGAATAGACCTCTCAGACATTCCTGGAGGGCCTGAGATCTTTGAAAAGGCTGCGAAATTCTGCTATGGTGTCAACTTTGAGATCACGGTTCACAACGTCGCAGCCCTCCGGTGTGCTGCTGAGTATCTGCAGATGACTGATAAGTATTGTGACAACAATCTTGCTGGGAGGACTGAGGATTTCTTGTCCCAAGTTGCCTTAACCAGCCTGTCCGGCGCCCTCGTTGTGCTGAAATCTTGTGAAGATCTTCTTCCCATGGCTGAGGACCTCAAGATTGTCCAAAGATGTGTTGAAATTGCAAGTGCCaag GCTTGCGTCGAGGCTAACTTTCCAAGCCGTTCGCCTCCAAATTGGTGGACCGAGGAGCTAACGATCTTGGACATAACCTTCTTCGCAAAGATCATTGCATCAATGCGGTCGAGAGGCGCAAAGGGCCTCACTCTAGCTAGTGCTATCATCACATACACCGAGAGATCACTCCGTGATCTAGTGCGTGACCACTCTGGAAACGGCACTAGATCGACAGATTCCATGGACACTGACCTCAGAGCCCGACAACGGGAACTTCTTGAATCTATAGTGGCTTTATTGCCCTTGGAAAAATCAGCTTTCCCCATCAATTTCTTGTGTTGTCTCCTAAGAACAGCAATTTTCTTGAGGGCAGACACTAGGTGCAAGAATGAGCTAGAGAAGAGGATATCCATGATTCTGGAACATGTGACCGTCGACGATCTTCTCGTCCTGTCTTTCACCTATGACGGTGAGAGACTTTTCGATCTTGAGAGTGTGAGGAGGATCATATCGGGATTCGttgagaaagagaagaacGTTGCCGTTTTCAATGCTGGTGATTTTAGAGAAGTCTGTTCCACAGGTATGTTGAGGGTTGCCAAGACTGTAGATGCATATCTTGGGGAGATTGCTACTTACGGAGAGCTGAGTATCTCAAAGTTTAACGGGATCGCAAATTTGGTGCCAAAGACAGCTCGGAAGGTCGACGACGATCTTTACCGTGCTATCGATATCTACTTGAAG GCACATCCAAATCTAGACGAAATCGAGCGTGAGAAGGTATGCAGCGTAATGGATCCACTCAAGCTATCGTACGAGGCCAGGGTCCATGCTTCACAGAACAAACGCCTCCCGGTGCAAATAGTCCTCCACGCCCTATACTATGATCAACTCAAGTTAAGGAGTGGAGCGGACGATCACAAGACGCCCGATGCCCTAACGACAAGAAACCAGCTGCAAGCCGACACGTCCCTCGTCAAGGAAAACGAAGCTCTTAGAACCGAGCTACTAAAGATGAAAATGTACATACAAGATATTCAGAAATCCCAGGGGACCACGTCTAAAGGGAGTGCTAAAAAACCTACGTTCTTCTCGTCCGTGTCCAAGACTCTGGGGAAATTGAATCCGTTTAAGCATGGATCGAAGGATACGTCGAATATCGACGATGGAATGGTGGATTTGACCAAGCCTAGAAGGAGGAGGTTTTCCATCTCTTaa